The Archangium primigenium genomic interval TGCTGGCAGGGCGGTGAGAGGGGGCCTCCTGGGTAGGCTGCCCTGGTTCACCAAGCGATCAGGCGAGGGGCGCGAGCCTCCGGGGGCCAGGGGGTCTTGACGCCACGGGCGCGTGGCACCCGGCGCGGGAGCGCGTTCAGCTCATCTTCTCCAACAACATCCGCAACTCTTCCTGCTGCGCGGCGCTCAGGCGGCCCAGCCGCTCACCGAATGCGCCCGACAGCAGTGTCAGGCCTTGATTCATCACCTTGCGCCCGGCGGGGGTGAGCCGCAGCCGGTGGCGCCGCATGTCCTCGGTGTCGATCTCCCGGCTCACGAAGCCCGCGGCCTCCAGTCGCTTCACGTACACCGTCACGGTGGGCTTGGGCATGCTCAAGGTCGCCGCCAGCTCCGCGGGGTAGGGGTGCTCCTCCAGCGCCGCGAGCACGAACAATTCCTTGGTCTCCACCCCCAGCGCGACGATGTCCGGGGTGACGTGGGAGATGACCGACATCAGCAGTCGGTACTTCAGCGACCAGATCTTCGCCGGATCGATTTTCGACATGGTTCCGTTGCGCGGGAAATGGTTCAAGATTAAATTGATTCAAGGCTGAATCATTTTGGCCCCTCCCACGGTAGCACGACCTCAGGAGTTCCCATGCCTCTCGATCATTATGTGACGCTCGGCCGTTCGGGCCTTCGCGTCAGCCCGCTGTGCCTCGGAGCGATGACGTTCGGTGAAGACCTCGGCTGGGGGACGAGCGTCGAGGAGTCCCAGCGGATCATGGACCGGTACATCGAACTGGGCGGCAACTTCATCGACACGGCGAACCTCTACACGAAGAGCCATTCCGAGAAGATCATCGGCGACCACCTCGGACGCCACCCCGCCCGGAGGGATCGCCTGGTCCTCGCGACCAAGTTCAGCGGCAACCTCTACCCCGGGGATCCGAACGGCGGCGGCTCCGGCCGCAAGTCCATCATCGCGGCGTGCGAGAACTCGCTGCGTCGTCTGCAGACGGACTACATCGACCTG includes:
- a CDS encoding MarR family winged helix-turn-helix transcriptional regulator, with protein sequence MSKIDPAKIWSLKYRLLMSVISHVTPDIVALGVETKELFVLAALEEHPYPAELAATLSMPKPTVTVYVKRLEAAGFVSREIDTEDMRRHRLRLTPAGRKVMNQGLTLLSGAFGERLGRLSAAQQEELRMLLEKMS